The following coding sequences lie in one Anoplolepis gracilipes chromosome 4, ASM4749672v1, whole genome shotgun sequence genomic window:
- the LOC140664811 gene encoding peroxidase has protein sequence MQRQNDLWTVGFLIAVLMQVFLLEIVNTKDVTTKKKITPSNAEGQKKESLDLEGSETSYFGTFAARKNSFSTYNPTVYYSTNPLSYFPPSSNFPTSNIPFIQNANDNIHQQIKCGDTFPRVCQNSRYRSYDGSCNNLRNPAWGLANTRYGRLIPPRYRDGIRAPTSSVTGRDLPLARTVSFTMFPNANVEDVIWTLVAMQYGQIMTHDMGLIDGTTQSKSHRTRCCTFDSQLVPGWTTLSKCFPILIPDDDPVYSKTPMQCMNFVRSTTDIDRGCSSSYKPAEQLNTVTQYLDLSLVYGSNDQVAASLRAGFGGRLNVELKNNREFPPPASNKSATCDTIYEFESCYATGDSRANQNPQLTVLQIILLREHNRIADYLAQLNPFWSDETIFQETRRIVIAEHQNIAYYEWLPIFLGTAQVFENKIVYDTKDYVNDYDETVIANVLNEHANAANRYFHTNIVGNLNLVTEGRQYSPFASLRLSDHFNRPNIIERGNNLDDLTRGLAYQPQSNTDVFFDKEITQFFFRRGRPLGSDLRAIDIQRDRDHGIASYNDYREYCGLPRARIFDDFADLISSSDIQKLSILYASPDDIELTVGGSLERHVSGTLVGPTFLCIMTRQFQQTRIGDRYWFETGDPKIAFTLEQLNEIRKSSISRLLCDNGDNIQNMQRFGFAKVSDLNPLRRCDDLPQVDLSLWKDYNLETQALQRITPLYKK, from the exons aagGACAAAAAAAGGAATCCTTGGATTTGGAAGGTTCAGAAACTTCGTATTTCGGTACGTTTGCGGCTCGTAAAAATTCCTTCAGCACTTACAATCCTACCGTTTACTATTCAACAAACCCATTGTCGTATTTTCCGCCTTCGTCAAATTTTCCAACTTCcaa cATTCCTTTCATCCAAAATGCAAACGATAATATTCATCAACAAATTAAGTGCGGCGATACTTTTCCTCGAGTCTGTCAGAACTCGCGGTATCGAAGCTACGACGGTTCCTGCAATAATCTTCGAAATCCCGCATGGGGCCTAGCCAATACAAGATACGGAAGACTCATACCTCCACGTTACAGAGATG GAATTCGAGCACCAACGAGCTCGGTCACTGGTAGAGATTTGCCATTAGCTCGAACTGTCAGTTTCACGATGTTCCCTAACGCCAATGTCGAAGATGTAATATGGACCTTGGTAGCGATGCAATATGGACAGATTATGACGCACGACATGGGCTTGATCGACGGCACGACTCAATCAA AATCACATCGCACGCGATGTTGCACGTTTGACAGTCAGCTGGTTCCGGGTTGGACAACGTTATCCAAATGCTTCCCGATACTTATACCCGACGACGACCCGGTGTACAGCAAGACTCCCATGCAGTGCATGAACTTCGTCCGTAGTACGACTGACATTGATCGTGGCTGTTCATCTTCGTATAAGCCAGCGGAACAG cTGAATACCGTCACTCAATATTTGGATCTTTCTCTCGTCTACGGATCAAACGATCAGGTCGCAGCTAGTTTGCGAGCCGGTTTCGGCGGACGATTAAATGtggaattgaaaaataacaggGAATTTCCACCGCCAGCGTCTAACAAATCAGCCACTTGCGACACGATATATGAATTTGAGTCATGCTACGCTACCG gTGATTCGCGAGCCAATCAAAACCCGCAACTGACAGttctacaaattatattgCTCAGAGAACATAATCGAATTGCCGATTATTTGGCACAATTGAATCCTTTCTGGTCTGATGAAACGATATTTCAAGAAACTCGTCGAATTGTGATCGCCGAACATCAAAACATTGCATATTACGAATGGCTACCGATTTTCTTAG gtACTGCACAAGTCTTTGAGAATAAAATCGTATACGATACTAAGGATTATGTAAATGATTACGACGAAACGGTCATAGCTAACGTTCTAAACGAACACGCAAATGCAGCTAATAGATATTTCCATACGAATATTGTTGGCAATCTTAA CTTAGTGACGGAAGGTCGACAATATTCTCCTTTCGCTAGTTTGAGACTGAGCGATCACTTCAACAGACCTAATATCATAGAGAGGGGTAACAATTTGGACGATCTGACCAGAGGTTTGGCCTATCAACCACAAAGTAATACTGATGTATTTTTCGACAAAGAG ATCACACAATTCTTTTTCCGAAGAGGAAGACCCTTGGGGTCTGACTTACGAGCGATAGATATACAAAGAGATCGCGATCACGGAATCGCTTCTTACAACGATTATCGCGAATATTGTGGATTACCACGAGCAAGAATTTTTGACGATTTTGCCGATCTTATATCTTCTTCA gATATACAAAAACTTTCGATACTGTACGCTAGTCCGGATGATATCGAGTTGACTGTCGGTGGATCTTTGGAAAGACACGTAAGCGGAACGTTGGTGGGTCCAACGTTTCTGTGCATTATGACGAGACAGTTTCAACAAACGCGAATTGGTGATCGCTACTGGTTCGAAACCGGAGATCCGAAAATAGCATTTACATTAG aacaATTGAACGAGATACGTAAATCAAGTATATCGCGATTGCTCTGCGATAATGGAGACAACATTCAGAATATGCAAAGATTCGGATTTGCCAAAGTCTCCGACTT GAATCCACTTAGGAGATGCGATGACCTCCCGCAAGTAGATCTTTCTCTTTggaaagattataatttagaaactcAAGCACTTCAACGTATTACACcgctatataaaaaatga